The DNA sequence GGGCGATGGGCAACGGCTGCGTGCGCGTGTACAGCGGCCTGATGGACATGATGAACGACGACGAGCTGCGCGGCGTGATCGGCCATGAAATGGGCCACGTTGCGCTGGGCCACTCGAAGAAGGCGATGCAGACGGCCTACGCCGTCAGCGCGGCGCGCACGGCGGCCGGCGCGGCCTCGCCCGGCGTCGCGGCGCTGACCAGCTCGCAGCTCGGCGACATCACCGAGAAGTTCATCAACGCGCAGTTCTCGCAATCGCAGGAAAGCGCGGCCGACGACTATTCGTTCGACCTGATGAAGCAGAAGAACATGAGCCAGAAGGGCCTCGTCACCGCGTTCCAGAAGCTCGCGCAGCTCGACGGCGGCAAGAGCTCGATGATGAGCTCGCACCCGTCGTCGACGAGCCGTGCGCAGCACATCCAGGATCGCATCGCGAAGGGCAGCTGATCGCCGTTGCCCGCCGCGCGGCCCCGGCCAGGCCCGCGCGTTCGGATGAACAAAACCCCATGCCCTCGCGGGCATGGGGTTTTTGTTTGTGGCGAGCGCCGCGCGAGGGGCTTACGGCACCATGCCCGGCAGCAGGTAGGCCTGTACGAGCGTGATCACGCCGACGATCACCGCGAACAGCAGGCTGTGGCGCACCGTGAAGCGGAACAGCTCCGACTCCTTGCCGACCAGGCCGGTCGCCGCGCATGCGACGGCGATCGATTGCGGCGAGATCATCTTCGCGGTCACGCCGCCCGTCGTGTTGGCGGCGACGGCCAGCGTCTCGGGCACGCCGAGCTGGTGGGCCGTGGCCTGCTGCAGCGAGCAGAACAACGCGTTCGACGACGTGTCCGAGCCGGTCAGGAACACGCCGAGCCAGCCGAGGAACGGCGAGAAGAACGGGAACGCGGCGCCGGTCGCGGCGAGCATCAGCGCGAGCGTCGACGACATCCCCGAGTAGTTCGCGACGAACGCGAACGCGAGCACCAGGCCGATCGACAGGATCGGGCGCGTGAGCTCCTTCAGCGTCTCTCCGAACGTGACGAGCGCGTCGCGCGGCTTCATCCGCAACAGCACCATCGAGATCAGCGCCGTCACGAGGATCGCGCTGCCGACGGCCGACAGGAGGTCGATCTTCAGCACGGCGTCGAGCACCTTCGGCGCAGCCGCGATCGGCGCGCCCTTCACGACCAGCTGGTCGAGCCCGGCGACGTGGAATTTCAGCACGGTTGCCGCGAGCGGGCCGTGCGCCGCGAACAGCGCCTTGAACGGCGCGAGGCTCCAGACGGTCACGACGGCCGTCAGGATCAGAAACGGCGACCATGCGCGCACGGTCTGCGCGAGCGAGTACGGCGACGCCTGACGGCTCGAGCCCGCGGCGTTGCCGCCGGCACCGAAGCCGGCGAGCGCGGCGCCGCCGCCGGACGTGACGACGCTGCCGGCCGTCGCTTTCGCGCTGCTCGGCTGCCAGACCTTCAGGAACGTGGCGAGCGACACGAGGCTGACGAGCGACGACGTGATGTCCGGCAGCTCGGGCCCGATATGGTTCGACGTGAAGTACTGCGTGACCGCGAAGCTGCCACCCGCGACCAGCGCGGCCGGCCAGGTCTGCCGCACGCCGCGCAGCCCGTCCATCATGAACACGAGCCAGAACGGCACGGCGAGCGACAGCAGCGGCAGCTGGCGGCCGGCCATCGCGCCGATGTGGAACGCGTCGATGCCGGTCACCTGCCCGGCGACGATGATCGGAATGCCCATCGCGCCGAACGCGACCGGCGCGGTATTCGCGATCAGGCACAGTCCGGCCGCGTGCAGCGGCTTGAAGCCGAGGCCGACGAGCAGCGCGGCTGTGATCGCGACCGGCGCGCCGAAGCCGGCCGCGCCTTCGAGAAACGCGCCGAACGAGAAGCCGATCAGCAGCATCTGCAGCCGCTGGTCGTCGGTGATCGACAGCACCGACGCACGGATGATGTCGAACTGGCCGGTCTTCACGACGATCTTGTACAGGAACACCGCCGCGACGATGATCCACGCGATCGGCCAGAGGCCGTATGCGAAGCCGAAGCCGGCTGCCGCGAGCGCCTGCCGCACGGGCATCCCGTAGGCGAGGATCGCGACGCCGAGCGACAGCAGCAGCGTGATCGCGGCGGCCGCGTGCCCCTTCATCCGCAGTGCGGCGAGCGCGACGAAAAAGAAGATGATCGGAATCGCGGCGACGAACGCCGACAGCCCGAGGCTGCCGAGCGGCGTGTAGATCTGGTGCCAAACCTGCATGGTGGTCTCCTCCATGGATTGCTGTTGGTACGGGTTTTGAATGGGCGGCTATTCGGGTTGTCCGCGCGCGCGCAGCAGGTCGGACAGGCTGCGCGGCGCCGGCTCGAGCGGCGTGCGGTGCCGGGTCCAGCCGAGTTGCTTCGCCGGCGTCAGCGCGCGCAGCCGCGTCGCG is a window from the Burkholderia vietnamiensis LMG 10929 genome containing:
- a CDS encoding M48 family metalloprotease; translation: MHIKKAAAACGVAFLLSACGGVQNLDANGLTSAGTSLFKAATLSDSDIAALSNDSCKASDAESKIAAPNSAYSKRLTKVMKGFGDMTLNGQKINYKVYVTKDVNAWAMGNGCVRVYSGLMDMMNDDELRGVIGHEMGHVALGHSKKAMQTAYAVSAARTAAGAASPGVAALTSSQLGDITEKFINAQFSQSQESAADDYSFDLMKQKNMSQKGLVTAFQKLAQLDGGKSSMMSSHPSSTSRAQHIQDRIAKGS
- a CDS encoding lactate permease LctP family transporter, giving the protein MQVWHQIYTPLGSLGLSAFVAAIPIIFFFVALAALRMKGHAAAAITLLLSLGVAILAYGMPVRQALAAAGFGFAYGLWPIAWIIVAAVFLYKIVVKTGQFDIIRASVLSITDDQRLQMLLIGFSFGAFLEGAAGFGAPVAITAALLVGLGFKPLHAAGLCLIANTAPVAFGAMGIPIIVAGQVTGIDAFHIGAMAGRQLPLLSLAVPFWLVFMMDGLRGVRQTWPAALVAGGSFAVTQYFTSNHIGPELPDITSSLVSLVSLATFLKVWQPSSAKATAGSVVTSGGGAALAGFGAGGNAAGSSRQASPYSLAQTVRAWSPFLILTAVVTVWSLAPFKALFAAHGPLAATVLKFHVAGLDQLVVKGAPIAAAPKVLDAVLKIDLLSAVGSAILVTALISMVLLRMKPRDALVTFGETLKELTRPILSIGLVLAFAFVANYSGMSSTLALMLAATGAAFPFFSPFLGWLGVFLTGSDTSSNALFCSLQQATAHQLGVPETLAVAANTTGGVTAKMISPQSIAVACAATGLVGKESELFRFTVRHSLLFAVIVGVITLVQAYLLPGMVP